CCACGCCTGGTCTTTAGGGAAGTCCTTGCGCACCACCCATCGAGCGAAGACAAAGGGCAGGCCCGTCCACCGGTTCCAGACCTCGCCCAGGTCGTAGCAGTGCGGGTAGCTGGGCATGCCGTTTCGATGGCGCAGGGCATCGTCGCCGATGAGCAGGAAGGCGTCCCAGTGTGTGGCGGCGCTGTTGCCGTTAGCTGGAGGGAACACCTGGGGCAGCAGGACGTATTCTTTAGGCTGAACGTTGTATTTGTGCGCCAGCAGCACCTTCAGCAATCGTACCGTAGTCGAGGTTTGGCCTGTGACTGCGATGGCGGCGCCATCGAGTTCTTCTATCGGACGCTTGGAATAAAAAAGTATGCTGCGGGCGCGGTCAGTGGTGCCAATGCAAAAGTCTCCCAGAGGCTTGAAGATGTCCTCGAGTTCGAAGCAGGTGACCAGCGGCACCGGCCCAGCGTCGATGCGTCCTTCGCCGGCGGCGGCGGAGAGGGCGCGGGGCACCAGGGGCGTCAGCTGCACATCGCGGCCTCGTAGGGTATGATAGAAGACCTCCGAGTTGAGGTAGGGTATCTGGCCGACTCTAATTGGCATAGACTTTCAACTCGTTATAGAGAGCGTCCCGCTCTACGGGCGTCTTGCCAGCGTCGCGGATCAGCCGCGTCATGCGGTCTCGGGTGAGGCCTATGGGACTTTTGGCCTTGGCGGCGTGGGATATACGCTCGCGGCCAATGGTGCCGTCCGAATCATCGGCGCCGAAGTGCAGGGCGATGGAGGCGGTCTCTTCGTAGATAGTTATCCAGTAGGCTTTGATGTGCGGGAAGTTATCCAGCATCAGCCGCGCGCAGGCAATGGTCTTGAGGTCGTCGAAGGGGGAGGCCTGGCGCGCCACCAGCTTGGTGTCGCCGGTCTGGTACTCAATGGGTATGAAAGCGAGGAAGCCGTGGGTCTCGTCCTGCAGCTCTCGCAGCAGCTCGAAGTGATGGACCCGCTCTTCGATGGTCTCTACATGCCCGTAGAGCAGCGTAGCGTTGGAGGGAATGCCCATCTTATGGGCCATGCGATGTATCTCCAGCCATCGCTGCGGGCTGGCCTTACCCGGGAAGAGGAGCTTGTGGATGCGGCTGGAAAAGACCTCGGCGCCGCCGCCGGGCATGGAGTTAAGGCCGGCCTCCTTCAATCGCGCCAACGCCTCCTCCGGCGGCACCTTCCACCGACGCCAGAAGTAGTCTATCTCCGACGCGGTGAAAGCCTTGACCTGGCAGTTGGGAAAGTTCTGCTTGATGGCCTTCACGATGTCGACATAGTGCTCAAAGCCCCAAGTGGGATGATGCCCGCCGACCATGTGGGCCTCGCGAATCTCGTCGCTGAGGAGGCCAAGGATGTCCTCCATGGTCATCTCGTAAGCGCCGGCGTCGCCCTTCTTCTTGGCGAAGTCGCAGAAGGAACACGAGAGGACGCAGAGGTTGGTGGGGTTGATATGGCGGTTGATGACAAAGAACACCTTGTCGCCCCACATGCGGGTCTTGACCCAGTCCGCCATCTTGCCGACGGCGGCGAAGTCATCAGTCTTGAGGATTTTCACGCCGTCGTCGAAGTTTAGACGCTGGCCCGCCTGTACTTTCTCCCAGGTGGGTATTAAAGAGCGGTCGGTGAAGGCGATGTCTTGATAGACCTCTGCTCTAGGCACAGCTACGCCCCTTCTTGAGTCGTTGGTTTTTTCATGATGCTTTTCAGCAGCAGCCGCTTTAGCACCGGCCGGGCCTCCTTTGTCGGCGACGGCTTGCCGGTGTAGAGCCATAGCGCCACCACCTCGTTGATGGCCCCGAGCCAGATGTGGGATGTGATTTCGGTATCGATGTCTTCGATAGAACCCTCGGTCACGGCCTGGTCTAAGTTCTCCTTAATGAGTACGGCGAATCGAGAATACAGCTCGACGCGCTTTTTTTCGAAGGCGTTGCCCATGCTATAGCCTTGCACAAGCAGAAGCTTGGCCATGGGACGCTTCTGGCCCAGGGAGTCGAGCACGGTGTCCAGCGCGACTTCCAGGCGTCGCAGGGCGGTAGGCTCCTGGGATACGGTCTTTCTAACCCGCTCCACCAGCCGGTCGGCCAAGTGGTCCATGACAGCGAAGAAGAGCCTCTCTTTGCTGGGGAAGTGGAAATAGAGGCCGCCCTTAGACACCTCGGTCAGCCGCACAATGTCGTCCATGGCGGCGTCGTGATAGCCCTTCTCGGCGAAAAGGGCCTCAGCGGCCTCCATGATCTTGTCTCTGGCGGTAACTTTTTCTCTGACCATACAATTACAAACCGACTGGTCGGTCGGTTATAATGTAATGCTTGCCTTTATCGCGTGTCAATAAAAATGGTGGCATGGTTTCATTGAGTGGGCGGTATAATTGGGAGAGGGATAAGCCATGAGCAGCCTCGCCAACTTGTTCAAGATGGACTCGCCCCAGCGGCGTCGGGAGGCTCTTTGCGCGCATTTCGTGTCCTTGGGTATCAACGCCCAAGTGGCAAATCGTGGCCGTGGCGAGGAGCAGCTGCGAGCATCAGGTGAAAACTCCCTTGGCATTATTGCCGTCCACAACAGCCCCATCTCCTGGATCCACCTGGTCCAGGGTATGTTGAAACAGGGGCGCTCCTGGGAGCAGATGTTCTCGCGTACTCTAGGCGAGAGCTACCATCGCATCTGGTACGGAGTGCGCGACGCCAACCTCCGGGTAGGAAAGCAGCCAGTAGTATTTCACTCGATTCGTGTCCGCTCAGTGCCAGTCATCGGCAGGGCAACGGATGTCAGATGGGAAACGATGACCGAAGAGGTCAGCCTGGGTCCGCTGTCCGAGGACTCAGCGTTTAAAGAGCCGTTGCTGAAGGCTGGCCTGGATGTGGACGTGATGGGGTTCTCGGATGGTTACTGGATCATCGCCAATCGAGAGACCGGACGGCTCCCCAACAAGCCTATCTGGAACGCCTATGAAGCGGTGGCCCGGGGGCTAATCCAATTTTCCCGCCAATCGCCTAACGGACTAAATTGACGGGGCCGCAGCGCCAGGACTAAGATGAGGCTGTCCAGCAACTAGCTTTATGAGGGAGGAAGCCGTGGCTACCATCACCCGCAGCCTTCCAAACATGCCAACAGAAATCCGAAAAATCATCCGCGTGGGCGAGTACGCCGACGTCACCAGCGCCCTGGCCCCCGGCTATGTCCAGGCCAACCTCGTTATTTTGCCCAAAGAACAGGCCTTCGACTTCCTTCTCTTCTGCCAGCGCAATCCGAAGCCATGCCCGCTCATCGAGGTTATGGAGCCGGGCGTGGTGGAGCCCAAGATCACATCCCCTGGCGCGGACATACGCAGCGACCTGCCGAAGTACCGAGTGTTTCGCAACGGTGAGATGGTGGAGGAGCCGACGGACATCAGCCACCTGTGGCGCAAAGACCTGGTCACCTTCCTCCTGGGCTGCAGCTTCACCTTCGAGAAGGCGATGGTCGACGCGGGGATACCTCTGTGGCACTGGGAGCACGCCAAGAACGTAGCCATGTGGCGCACCAACATCGCGTGCACCCCCGCCGGCGCTTTCCACGGCCCCACGGTAGTCAGCATGCGTCCCATTCACCACAAGCAGATCGTCCGCGCCGTCCAGGTGACCTCTCGATTCCCCAACGCCCACGGCGCGCCGCTGCACATCGGCAACCCCGAGGCCATCGGCATCAAGGACATCACCAAGCCTGACTACGGCGACGAGCAGCCTTTTAACCCGGGGCAGGTGCCGGTCTTCTGGGCCTGTGGCGTGACGCCCCAGGCGGTGGCCCTTCAGTCCAAGCCGCCCTTCATGATTACCCACTCGCCGGGGCACATGTTTATCACCAACATGCGGGACGCGGACCTGGCGGCGCTGTAGCGGGCCGTAACGTAACCTAGCTCTTGTCGAAAAGAAATAAAGGATAGAGTTATGTCTACTACTGCGTTTTCGACCATCGAGGACATTATTCTGCAGCGGGACCAGCGGGGCGTCGCCGCCCTGCGGCCCCACCTGCCTGCCGACTATGCCGTCCAGGCAGCCCAGTACGTCCTCGACCACCCCGGCACCACCTTCATCACCACTGGGTTCTACATCCTCTACGGCGGCACCGTCGAGACCGACGGCCCTCCGGGCGCCATGGCCATCGGCAAAGCGTTGGAGAAGCTAGGACGCAAGGTTGTATATGTCACCGACAAGTATTGCCTGAAGGCGATGAAGACCCTGGCCAGCCCCAAGGGCACGGTGGAGGAATTCCCCGTCACCGACCTGGAAGGGAGCAACAAAGCCGCCAAGGTTCTCATCGACAAGCACAAGCCCGCCTTGCTCATCTCCATCGAACGCTCCAGCCCCTCCCGCGACGGTATCTACCGCAACATGCGCTCCACGGACGTTTCGTCCTACACTGCCAAGGTGGACGCCATGTTCCGCATCCACCCCAACACCGTCGGCATCGGCGACGGCGGCAATGAGATTGGCATGGGGCTTTTGGAGGAGTTCATACCCAAGTACCCCAAGCTGCCCCAGCTTCCCGCCGCCGTAGCCTGCAAGAAGCTGATCATCGCTAGCGTGTCCAACTGGGGCGGGTACGGGCTGGTGGCGGCCATGTCGAAACTGTCCAAGCGCAACCTCCTGCCGACGCTGGAGGAGGAGGCCGGATGGGTGAAACAGTGCGTCGACCAGGGGCTGGTAGACGGCTTCACCGGCGAGGCCAAGCTGTACGTGGACGGCTTCCCGATGGACGAGTACCAGAAGACCCTTAAACAGCTCCATGACCTGCTGAAGCGAGAAGGGGTAAAGGGAAAGTAGGTAGCCTAAACCCCCTTAATCTCCAGCGTCTCCACTTCCGCTTTCGCCAGATCCGCTATCCTTATGGCGTGATTGTTGGTGTCCGCCACGTATAGCTTGCCGTTGGCTACCGACAGTCCACCGGGTTCGTAGAAGTGGGCGTCCAGGGCCGGACCGTCCTTCAACCCAGGTTTTCCTGAGCCGAGGAACTTAGTGACGCCTCTGGTGTTGGGAAAGCACTTCTTGATCTTGTGGTTGTACGAATCTGCTACGTAAAGCACCCCATCATGCCAGTGGACGCCCAGGGGGTGCTGCAACCGCACCTGGTCGCCGATGCCGTCCATGTCCCCAAACTCGAATAAGCCTTTGCCGACAATCGTCGTCACTCGACCGCCGGGCGTCAGGTCGGCTATGCGGAGCGAGCTAGTCTCGCTGTCGGCGAAGTAGAGGCGTTGGCCGTCGGTAGTAATGCCGCTGGGCTGGGCCAGGGCCGCCGACGCCAGCGGGCCATCGACGATGTTCTCTCGACCGCTGCCAGCGTAAGGCCCCGCCGTCTTCTTGGCCGGGTTCAGATACCAGAGCTGGTGCGGCCCCGCCATAGCGATGTACAGCACACCCTTGTGAAAGACCAAATCCCAGGGCGAGTTCAGCAGCACATCTTTTATAGGGCCGCCGGTATTGCCGAAGGGCGCCTGCTCGCCCTTGCCTGCCAGAGTCTCAACGTACCCCTCTTTCAAGTCCACGGCGCGGATGGCATGGTTCTCGGTGTCAGCGACATAGAGGGTGTCGTCGTCCAGGGCCAGGCCCTGTGGGTGGTTGAACGCGGCCACTACCAGGTCACCATCCTCAAGACCGGGCGTCACCCCACCCATAGTCCGCACCACCTCCCCCTCCAGTGTGGTCTCGACGATGCGGTTGTGATTGGAGTCGGATATGAACAACCTATCACGCGCGGCGTCGGCCAGGACCTTGCCGGGGAAGGACAGAGGTGTAGTCGGCGGCGGCTCCAGCTTGTAGTCCAGCGGGCGTCTGTCTAGGAGGCCCTGGGCGTCGTACTCCTTCACCATCTCGGACAGCAGATTGTCAAAGGCCTCGTAGGGTATCTCGCCCTCGTGCTTCCCCATAACTTTGCCCTGAGGGTCGATGAACATGAGGGTGGGCCAGGCTCGGGCGGTGTAGGCCTGCCATACCTGGAACTGGCTGTCGTTGATGACGGGATGGCTTATCTCATATCGAAGGATGGCCTGGCGGACGTTCTCGGTCTCCTTCTCAGTCGGGAACTTGGCGGAGTGGACGCCAACGACCACCAGATCTCTCTCGTACTTCTTCTCCAGCTTCCGCAACTGCGGAAAGACGTGCATGCAGTTAATTCAACAATATGTCCAGAAATCGAGGATGACGATTTTGCCCTTTAGCTCCCGCAGGCTGAGGGGTCGTTCGGTGTTAAGC
The genomic region above belongs to SAR202 cluster bacterium and contains:
- a CDS encoding menaquinone biosynthesis protein, giving the protein MPIRVGQIPYLNSEVFYHTLRGRDVQLTPLVPRALSAAAGEGRIDAGPVPLVTCFELEDIFKPLGDFCIGTTDRARSILFYSKRPIEELDGAAIAVTGQTSTTVRLLKVLLAHKYNVQPKEYVLLPQVFPPANGNSAATHWDAFLLIGDDALRHRNGMPSYPHCYDLGEVWNRWTGLPFVFARWVVRKDFPKDQAWRLCQWLDTSISQAIADVDAIAARRRDLNMTHDEVVEYILSFHYRLGPAEMEAMDRFRRLLEAIKEPARSSTERGA
- the mqnE gene encoding aminofutalosine synthase MqnE, whose product is MALHRQAVADKGGPAGAKAAAAEKHHEKTNDSRRGVAVPRAEVYQDIAFTDRSLIPTWEKVQAGQRLNFDDGVKILKTDDFAAVGKMADWVKTRMWGDKVFFVINRHINPTNLCVLSCSFCDFAKKKGDAGAYEMTMEDILGLLSDEIREAHMVGGHHPTWGFEHYVDIVKAIKQNFPNCQVKAFTASEIDYFWRRWKVPPEEALARLKEAGLNSMPGGGAEVFSSRIHKLLFPGKASPQRWLEIHRMAHKMGIPSNATLLYGHVETIEERVHHFELLRELQDETHGFLAFIPIEYQTGDTKLVARQASPFDDLKTIACARLMLDNFPHIKAYWITIYEETASIALHFGADDSDGTIGRERISHAAKAKSPIGLTRDRMTRLIRDAGKTPVERDALYNELKVYAN
- a CDS encoding TetR/AcrR family transcriptional regulator → MVREKVTARDKIMEAAEALFAEKGYHDAAMDDIVRLTEVSKGGLYFHFPSKERLFFAVMDHLADRLVERVRKTVSQEPTALRRLEVALDTVLDSLGQKRPMAKLLLVQGYSMGNAFEKKRVELYSRFAVLIKENLDQAVTEGSIEDIDTEITSHIWLGAINEVVALWLYTGKPSPTKEARPVLKRLLLKSIMKKPTTQEGA
- a CDS encoding putative hydro-lyase, with the translated sequence MREEAVATITRSLPNMPTEIRKIIRVGEYADVTSALAPGYVQANLVILPKEQAFDFLLFCQRNPKPCPLIEVMEPGVVEPKITSPGADIRSDLPKYRVFRNGEMVEEPTDISHLWRKDLVTFLLGCSFTFEKAMVDAGIPLWHWEHAKNVAMWRTNIACTPAGAFHGPTVVSMRPIHHKQIVRAVQVTSRFPNAHGAPLHIGNPEAIGIKDITKPDYGDEQPFNPGQVPVFWACGVTPQAVALQSKPPFMITHSPGHMFITNMRDADLAAL
- a CDS encoding DUF4392 domain-containing protein, which gives rise to MSTTAFSTIEDIILQRDQRGVAALRPHLPADYAVQAAQYVLDHPGTTFITTGFYILYGGTVETDGPPGAMAIGKALEKLGRKVVYVTDKYCLKAMKTLASPKGTVEEFPVTDLEGSNKAAKVLIDKHKPALLISIERSSPSRDGIYRNMRSTDVSSYTAKVDAMFRIHPNTVGIGDGGNEIGMGLLEEFIPKYPKLPQLPAAVACKKLIIASVSNWGGYGLVAAMSKLSKRNLLPTLEEEAGWVKQCVDQGLVDGFTGEAKLYVDGFPMDEYQKTLKQLHDLLKREGVKGK
- a CDS encoding alkyl hydroperoxide reductase, yielding MHVFPQLRKLEKKYERDLVVVGVHSAKFPTEKETENVRQAILRYEISHPVINDSQFQVWQAYTARAWPTLMFIDPQGKVMGKHEGEIPYEAFDNLLSEMVKEYDAQGLLDRRPLDYKLEPPPTTPLSFPGKVLADAARDRLFISDSNHNRIVETTLEGEVVRTMGGVTPGLEDGDLVVAAFNHPQGLALDDDTLYVADTENHAIRAVDLKEGYVETLAGKGEQAPFGNTGGPIKDVLLNSPWDLVFHKGVLYIAMAGPHQLWYLNPAKKTAGPYAGSGRENIVDGPLASAALAQPSGITTDGQRLYFADSETSSLRIADLTPGGRVTTIVGKGLFEFGDMDGIGDQVRLQHPLGVHWHDGVLYVADSYNHKIKKCFPNTRGVTKFLGSGKPGLKDGPALDAHFYEPGGLSVANGKLYVADTNNHAIRIADLAKAEVETLEIKGV